The segment ATCGTGGTGAACaagagagggctggagaaaagCTAATAGCACTCCAATCTTCAAAAAGGGTAAGAAGGAGGACTCGGGAAACTACAGACCAGTCAGCTTCACCTCCATCTCTGAAAGGTGATAGAACAGCTTACGCTACATTTGATCTCCAAgtgtctggaagaaaagaaagttattgTGAGTGGTCAACATGTGTTCACCAAGGGGAAATCACACATTCTATcaaagacaggagaaaatttGCACTAGCAATACAGTCTATGGATATGTGAAAGTGGGAGACTAAGTCCAGGCGAGGAcaaatcagcaaaaaaaagcaggggaCCCAAGGTGGGAGTGAGAGTTCGGGTGCGCTATAAGATTGGTAGGGCATACAGAGCACtgactctgcagaagcaggTGCAAGTATGTGAACCTCAGGATGGAAAAGAACCAGGCTGAAGGATTTGGGGCACTTGATGGTTGAGAAATAGATAGAAATGCCTAGAAACAACTGAGCCCTCTAGTTAGGTTCTCGGCCAGCCCCGAAGCCAACGAACAGCCTCTGCTGTATCTTCTGAATGATATCTTCAATGtctgaaaaatgtgaagaaaacaaaaacctgcCGCTGACATTATGTCCTCTGTTAGCTCAGTCCAAAGAGGTTTGTGCTGTCCTGAAAGCTCCACGCTAACTGCTTTTACACAGGAGAAGAGACCTTCCATGGATTTCTAAACTACCAGATCATGTAGACCTGAAGTTGAAAAACTAGTATTAATGCAATCCGGAGTCCTCTGTGGTGGAGAGCACACTATTTCCCATGGCTTCTTTTCCACTGATGTTTAGCCTTTGATcgtattttttacattttaaaatcgAAATTCCATAGGAAAGATGGGTGCCAAAAACAGGCCCCTGTGGATCTAGCACATCTCAGCCGTATCCAAAGATTCACTTGGTCTCTTTCATACCATGTCATCATTTGccacacttctttctttcttccttactACCGCTCTTGCCTTGAGTATTGGAAACCAGAAGCTGccctgaaaagacagaaatataatGCTATCGTAGTATTAATGAGTTAGAGATCGCCCAGTCAGTTCTGaaggctattaaaaaaaaccaaaccaaactaaaacaGCTATCTAGCTCAATTTACCATAAATATATGCCATTTCCATTAgtatgcatgtatatatttatatatatatacaaagtGAACATTTTTGCAAGTCAAAAGTTTTGTTCCCTGGAGGCATTTGGAGTTGCACTCCAACTGTgttataaaagagaaatatatgaCCTTCCATTTTGCTAAGCAACAACTGAACATTTTTCTCAACATTAAGAGGCTGCTCATAAATACCTAACATTTGCTGTTTAGATTGCAGGGATAATCTTTGTGCTGAAGGTGCTTTTCGTATGTTcatgaaaaacatgtttcttctcTGGAGAGCTCTAAATTCGAGAAGTATTTTCTTGCCAGCACATAGTCATTTACATGTACCCATGTTATGTGTGGTGCGTGTGTGTCGAAGGACAGAACAAAGTAATTATATGGTCTAACCTCACCAACAGGCAACTTGTCTAGGGCTCCTGTGCAGGAGAGCACTGGGGAAAGTCTGTTAGCACATAATTGAAGTTAATAAGTGTTTAAAGGTTTCCTGGATCTGGCTACCAACCTGaaagaggaatatttattttttttgtgagctgATGGCTTACCGTTCTAACAAACATGTTCGTTCTAGTTTTCTCTCGTagctttgctcttttcttgagcaatttttcatgcaaataatGTATCCGTTTCCTCTCAGTGTCAGGATAAAATGAAGTTGACACAAGAATTTTAAGTTGGGTCAGAAGGCCAGAGAATAACCCAAAAATGATTAAGAAGAAGATGATGACTCCAAGCTGGATCCAGGTTGTGGAGAGAGAGAGCTTGGGCTGAGGGATGCAGTCATGCTTAAACAAAGAGATCTTGAAAGGATCAGTCTTTGCAATATGCTCTCTCATGCCAATGATAAAGGTCTTctcatttctctgcagaaaaaaagggggaaaaatttATAATAGTGACTCCCTCCTTTCTTAATATTTCTCCCATTGaactttcagatttaaaaagtTCCATAAATATTCTAGCCCATCCAGTGTCTATGTATGCTATacatataataatatatttattggCTATTTATAAATGTTTCAGACTGAATTTGCACCATTTCTCTTGAGAGGCTGTCCCACACCTGGAACTTTAAAGAACTTATCTTCTCAGCGGCTCTAATAGACAAATATTTAGATAATCTGGTTCTAATGATTTAATATATTTCCATTCCCATGAATCTGCTCAGATCCTCTGTTGGAAAGTCCCTTATTCAGACTaagccagcagagcagagtgTGTCCATCCCTTTGGTTGTGGCTCTGTACATGATCAGCAGTGGTTCTACACCAACCTAAGCAGGTAGTCTGATAACAAGGTTACCACAGACCCCTGACCCGATCCTCCTCCACCAACAGTAAGTCTTGTTGTCACAGTGGTGTTTTAACCGTAAAAGTGGTGCTTCACATATGTCAACATTACAAATTTCCAGTTTTAAGATTCTGATCTTCTCCATATATATAAATGGAGGCATGAAAGTGCTTCTTCCTATAGTTACCGTTCTCTAGAAATATAATGACACTTTGGAAAGCACAGAGGACTGTGAGGTTCCAACATACATATCTGTAAAGTCAATagccattttttaaatgaatgactGTGCCATGAAATAACTGATGGCTCATCAGCTGtatctgctcctgcagctgctgaaaatgaagggaaattTTTCCACAGTAAACTTAAGGAATATGTAGTACTGATAAGTACTTACTTGTTGAAAGAGGCTGAGTTGAATCTCTAGATCCGGTACTTCTTGGAGATGTTTAGTCACAGAAGTAATTAaccaataaaacaaataatctaCTGCAGCAAATAGAAGCCAGATGCAAAGATGAATAattacagggagaaaaaaatgctgcatattttttctgtccttcattGTGAGGCAGAAAGATGGGATCATCacataatcttttctttcttttctgttaagtGGAAGAAGACTGGgtctttgctgttgcttttggTGCTCATCAAATGCAATGAACTTTTTTGTGATGTAAGTATTCTTAAATTTGACACTCTGAGAGCCCACAAATTTTTTGATAAAGAGGCCTGTTCCAAATGAGGCTAGAAATATCCCCACTATAGGCAATACTTTCTGGCCTATGTAAGGCAGTATAGTCAGCATAAAAGCTATCTGGTTAGCAACTCTCTGGATTTCTTGCTTTGTGTCATTTAGCTCTTGTTTTAATGCATCATCTGAAA is part of the Cuculus canorus isolate bCucCan1 chromosome 2, bCucCan1.pri, whole genome shotgun sequence genome and harbors:
- the DCSTAMP gene encoding dendritic cell-specific transmembrane protein; the protein is MQTLVSIVQNAWEIFISNRKPGWKHLIQLFAVCSAVGFLSSFLLFLGMHFSLAHHPLAPLLISGFIWILLSIALSCFRHLRCFSVLFLLSCGLKNGRNALITAGTGVVVAGNIQNIFHNLKVLADSITCHLEYEQFALIKYYVEAIKWIYEAAKLSPELSEYIVFLKHEFTPSYSISDDALKQELNDTKQEIQRVANQIAFMLTILPYIGQKVLPIVGIFLASFGTGLFIKKFVGSQSVKFKNTYITKKFIAFDEHQKQQQRPSLLPLNRKERKDYVMIPSFCLTMKDRKNMQHFFLPVIIHLCIWLLFAAVDYLFYWLITSVTKHLQEVPDLEIQLSLFQQRNEKTFIIGMREHIAKTDPFKISLFKHDCIPQPKLSLSTTWIQLGVIIFFLIIFGLFSGLLTQLKILVSTSFYPDTERKRIHYLHEKLLKKRAKLREKTRTNMFVRTGSFWFPILKARAVVRKKERSVANDDMV